Proteins from one Nerophis lumbriciformis linkage group LG16, RoL_Nlum_v2.1, whole genome shotgun sequence genomic window:
- the chic2 gene encoding cysteine-rich hydrophobic domain-containing protein 2 isoform X1: MMEDFDEIYEEEEEEEEEEEDEDRAAEEQLLKYAPDPVVVRGCGHVTVFGLSNKFEWEFPSALTGKVAPEEFRASINRVNSCLRKTLPVNVRWLLCGCLCCCCTLGFSLWPVICLSKRTRRSIEKLLEWENCRLYHKLCLHWTLSKRKCESNNMMEYVILIEFLPKIPINRPD; this comes from the exons ATGATGGAGGACTTTGACGAGATCtacgaggaagaggaggaggaggaagaagaggaggaggacgaggacaGGGCCGCGGAGGAACAACTCCTCAAGTACGCTCCGGACCCTGTAGTAGTGCGAGGCTGCGGACACGTCACCGT GTTTGGCCTGAGTAACAAGTTTGAATGGGAATTCCCTTCAGCACTCACAGGCAAG GTGGCACCAGAAGAGTTCAGAGCGAGCATCAACCGAGTGAACAGTTGTCTGAGAAAGACGCTGCCGGTGAACGTGAGATGGCTGTTGTGTGGCTGTCTGTGCTGCTGCTGCACGCTGGGCTTCAGTCTCTGGCCTGTCATCTGTCTCAGCAAGAgg ACAAGAAGATCTATAGAGAAGCTTCTGGAGTGGGAGAACTGCAGACTTTACCACAAG TTGTGTTTGCACTGGACACTGAGCAAAAGGAAGTGTGAATCCAACAACATGATGGAATAT GTGATCCTAATAGAGTTCCTCCCCAAGATCCCCATCAACAGACCCGACTAA
- the chic2 gene encoding cysteine-rich hydrophobic domain-containing protein 2 isoform X2 codes for MMEDFDEIYEEEEEEEEEEEDEDRAAEEQLLKFGLSNKFEWEFPSALTGKVAPEEFRASINRVNSCLRKTLPVNVRWLLCGCLCCCCTLGFSLWPVICLSKRTRRSIEKLLEWENCRLYHKLCLHWTLSKRKCESNNMMEYVILIEFLPKIPINRPD; via the exons ATGATGGAGGACTTTGACGAGATCtacgaggaagaggaggaggaggaagaagaggaggaggacgaggacaGGGCCGCGGAGGAACAACTCCTCAA GTTTGGCCTGAGTAACAAGTTTGAATGGGAATTCCCTTCAGCACTCACAGGCAAG GTGGCACCAGAAGAGTTCAGAGCGAGCATCAACCGAGTGAACAGTTGTCTGAGAAAGACGCTGCCGGTGAACGTGAGATGGCTGTTGTGTGGCTGTCTGTGCTGCTGCTGCACGCTGGGCTTCAGTCTCTGGCCTGTCATCTGTCTCAGCAAGAgg ACAAGAAGATCTATAGAGAAGCTTCTGGAGTGGGAGAACTGCAGACTTTACCACAAG TTGTGTTTGCACTGGACACTGAGCAAAAGGAAGTGTGAATCCAACAACATGATGGAATAT GTGATCCTAATAGAGTTCCTCCCCAAGATCCCCATCAACAGACCCGACTAA